Proteins co-encoded in one Arachis stenosperma cultivar V10309 chromosome 7, arast.V10309.gnm1.PFL2, whole genome shotgun sequence genomic window:
- the LOC130942221 gene encoding uncharacterized protein LOC130942221, protein MAFLLPSLQPSLLSHSKSIDKQVPLLFNHHHTTTKPTISLSSSSSSSSYSVFAVSQVAQVNTPTTGSQEKQQQQPKDEFYVNLGLAVRTLREDMPLIFIKDLNYDIYRDDITFLDPLNTFTGIEKYKLIFWALRFHGRILFREIALDVYRVWQPSENVILIRWNLRGVPRVPWEAKGEFQGTSRYKLDRNGKIYEHKVDNLAFNFPQTIKPVSVLDLVTACPASPNPTFLWGPVDDYSSSWIAFYRAVRETLNQEGRLLPQDCLATCS, encoded by the exons ATGGCTTTTCTGCTACCAAGTCTTCAACCTTCTCTTCTTTCACACTCCAAATCCATAGACAAACAAGTACCCCTTCTCTTTAACCACcaccatacaacaacaaagcccaccatctctctctcttcttcttcttcttcttcttcttattcagTCTTTGCAGTTTCTCAGGTTGCTCAGGTTAACACACCAACAACGGGTTCTCAAGAAAAGCAACAGCAGCAGCCAAAGGATGAGTTCTATGTTAATCTTGGACTTGCTGTTAGGACTCTTCGTGAGGACATGCCTTTGATCTTCATCAAAGACCTCAATTATGACATTTACAG GGATGACATAACATTCTTGGACCCTTTGAACACATTTACTGGGATTGAAAAGTACAAATTGATCTTCTGGGCATTGAGGTTCCACGGCAGGATCTTGTTCCGTGAGATTGCCCTTGATGTGTACCGGGTGTGGCAGCCTTCGGAGAACGTGATACTGATTAGGTGGAACCTTAGGGGTGTGCCTAGGGTTCCTTGGGAGGCCAAAGGAGAGTTTCAAGGAACTTCGAGGTATAAATTGGACCGGAATGGCAAGATTTACGAGCACAAAGTcgataacttggcattcaatttTCCTCAGACTATCAAGCCTGTTTCGGTTTTGGATTTGGTTACCGCTTGCCCTGCAAGTCCAAATCCTACGTTTTTGTGGGGTCCTGTGGATGATTACTCTTCTTCGTGGATAGCGTTTTACCGGGCTGTTAGGGAGACCTTGAATCAAGAAGGGAGGTTGCTACCGCAAGATTGCTTAGCTACTTGTTCATAG